One Pseudoalteromonas sp. NC201 DNA segment encodes these proteins:
- a CDS encoding GNAT family N-acetyltransferase: protein MLLTTIQLDTERFTLRSLTSQDAEALFAIFSDADVMRYWNTPPWECLDDATQFIKQSHEDLTTQQAITLAIVSKSDETLIGKCLLFSWDKESRRAEIGFGIAKSHWGQGVIQEAGSALINYAFSTLQLRRIEAEIDPANIGSAKVLTKLGFTKEGHLRARWEIAGEVSDSALFGLLASDLQ, encoded by the coding sequence TTGCTATTAACTACAATCCAACTCGACACCGAGCGATTCACACTTAGATCCCTAACCTCACAAGACGCCGAAGCGCTATTTGCCATATTCTCAGACGCAGACGTCATGCGCTATTGGAACACGCCACCTTGGGAATGCCTTGACGATGCAACGCAATTTATCAAGCAATCACATGAAGATTTGACTACGCAACAAGCGATCACACTGGCCATTGTTTCGAAAAGTGATGAAACATTAATTGGTAAATGTTTACTTTTTAGCTGGGATAAAGAGTCACGTCGCGCCGAAATTGGCTTTGGTATTGCCAAATCTCACTGGGGGCAAGGTGTCATTCAAGAAGCGGGCTCTGCACTCATTAACTATGCTTTTTCAACACTACAGTTGAGGCGTATTGAAGCTGAAATTGATCCCGCTAATATCGGCTCAGCCAAAGTGCTAACAAAACTTGGATTTACTAAAGAAGGTCACTTACGTGCTCGCTGGGAAATTGCTGGTGAAGTCTCAGACTCTGCACTATTCGGCTTACTTGCAAGCGACCTTCAATAA